In Paenibacillus sp. BIC5C1, a genomic segment contains:
- a CDS encoding FecCD family ABC transporter permease, with protein sequence MSSKVSSASQPTESPTAKIHTRPWAATLILTGGILLLALGMALSISFGAADIKLGVVWEAIFNFNPELTPHQIIWEIRLPRILGGAMVGACFAVAGAIMQGMTRNPLADSGLLGLNAGAGFALAVCFAFFPGMPYMYIILYSFVGAGLGVLLVYGFGAASKSGLTPLRLVLAGAAVSAMLSALSEGIALYFKIGQDLAFWTAGGVAGTKWSQLEVMFPWVLAALIAGIIISRSITLLSLGEDIAVGLGQRTGLIKLVGLIVVLILAGTAVSVVGAVGFVGLIIPHLTRKLVGVDYRWIIPCSAVMGSLLLVFADLAARMINPPYETPIGALVALIGVPFFLYLARKERRTL encoded by the coding sequence ATGAGTTCGAAAGTTTCATCGGCAAGTCAACCTACGGAATCACCGACAGCCAAAATACACACTCGTCCCTGGGCTGCCACATTGATCCTGACCGGGGGGATTCTGCTGCTCGCACTGGGGATGGCGTTATCCATTTCGTTTGGGGCCGCAGATATTAAGCTGGGCGTTGTATGGGAAGCCATTTTTAACTTTAATCCTGAACTGACTCCGCATCAGATCATATGGGAGATTCGGTTACCACGTATACTTGGCGGAGCGATGGTCGGTGCCTGCTTCGCTGTAGCCGGTGCGATTATGCAGGGGATGACCCGTAACCCGCTGGCAGATTCCGGGTTACTCGGACTGAATGCTGGCGCAGGATTTGCGCTCGCTGTCTGCTTTGCCTTTTTCCCAGGCATGCCATATATGTATATCATTCTGTACTCCTTTGTGGGGGCAGGACTTGGGGTTCTATTGGTTTATGGTTTCGGTGCAGCGTCCAAATCCGGACTTACACCTCTCCGGCTCGTTCTGGCGGGGGCGGCAGTGTCTGCGATGTTGTCAGCACTAAGCGAAGGGATTGCACTGTATTTCAAAATTGGACAAGATCTCGCTTTCTGGACAGCTGGTGGTGTAGCCGGGACGAAGTGGTCCCAGTTAGAGGTCATGTTCCCTTGGGTTTTGGCTGCGCTTATTGCAGGGATTATTATTTCCCGTTCCATTACGCTGCTTAGCTTGGGAGAAGACATTGCCGTTGGGTTGGGTCAACGTACTGGCTTGATCAAGCTGGTTGGTCTGATTGTTGTCCTGATCCTCGCGGGTACAGCCGTATCCGTGGTGGGTGCTGTTGGTTTTGTAGGGCTTATCATTCCCCATCTCACACGTAAATTGGTTGGGGTCGATTATCGCTGGATTATTCCATGTTCCGCAGTGATGGGCAGTCTGCTGCTCGTATTCGCGGATCTGGCTGCACGTATGATTAACCCGCCATATGAGACGCCAATTG